CAGAAGCTGCCCGGCACGTTCCGCCAAGTCGTCCTGCTCGTCGACGTCGACGGCCTGACCTATGAGGAGACCGCCGGCGTGCTCGGTATCCCGGCCGGCACCGTGATGAGCCGCCTGCACCGGGCACGCCGACGGTTGCGCAAGCACCTCGAGCAGGCCGGCATCACCCCCAATGGGACGGTGCGGTGATGCGAGGGCGCACCCGCACGCTGCGCTGTCGGACCGTGGCCCGGCTCGTGCAGGCATACCTGGACGGCGAGCTGCACGACCGCCGAGGGGTGCTGATCGCTGACCACCTGGACCGCTGCCGCGACTGCGGCCTGGACGCCCAGACCTGGCTTTGGCTCAAGTCGACCGTTGCAGGTCTGCAGACAC
This portion of the Egibacteraceae bacterium genome encodes:
- a CDS encoding zf-HC2 domain-containing protein, giving the protein MRGRTRTLRCRTVARLVQAYLDGELHDRRGVLIADHLDRCRDCGLDAQTWLWLKSTVAGLQTPDESEQLERLRAFVEDLTQA